TCAGTCATTTATTAGCTATGATCCTGGACATTTTactttgtttgtaaaatgaggataacaataggGACAATGATAATGAGCATGAGGATAGTGCCAATCTCACAGGGTTATGGGGAACATTAAATGTAAGTATGTGAtgattaaatgataaaaaatactttgcaaagcTCAAGTGCTATTTAAATATTAACTGTTAAGATGTTTATAATGTGGGTATTCCTTTCAAAAATCAGATTGCTTTTTGGTTGAAGAAGATTTTTGGTGATCAGCCCATTCCAAAATATGAAGTGAATCCACGGACCACAGATATCTTGTATCACCTTTCAGAATGTAACAAAACACGGGACAGGGATGTCTCCTTGGTAATAGAAGACTTGAAACAGAAGGCAAGAGACTATGAATCAGAAGGTATGTTTAGTTTTGGAATCTTAActaatttttataaaactaaaGCTTTATTTTTGTGGGGATGCAAAAAATGATAGAAATTGCCGTCATTTTCAAAACCCAATTCAGATGTCAATCTCTTCCACAAATACTTCTTGATCCCCTTTACTACAGATGGTTTCTCACAAAATTAGATTGGAAACTTCTTGGGGGAAGAGACCATTTATGCTTGGAATCGCCCACATAGCCTAACATACTGTTTTCTGAATATCAGAACCATTTATGATATTAATTGCCAGATTATCTAATTTGGATTCTGCAAACTTTGTAATGTTTGAGAATAAACTATCTCTTCTTATATAGCTCAAGCAGGAAAGCTATGGTTTCAAAGCTGGGATTAAAGTAGGCCAAAACTTTTAACTTGTGGATCACAAGTTAGCCTCGATTGTCCAAACTCACAAGACTTGTATAGCGCTAATAATTTACCTGATAGTATTAACACAGTCACTATCTACTTATTTGTGGTTGGAGTAATGTAGTATAGAAATAACTCAAAGTATATATCTAATGCTTTTATTAACCTGGTCTAAGCAAGAAAACACAGACTTTTGGAGGTTTAAGTTTATTTTTCACTTAGTCTGAGAGAATTAGCTTCTCTGGTTAAGGAAATGTTACTATTAACACCAACAGTCAATTAGTTGTTTCAAActttattgggaaaaataatttttgactgattttatcatttaaaatgttAGCTCCAGTAGTTTTGTGTCCATTCATTGTATCTGAAAGTAACTAGATAAACTACCATACAATAGACAtcagaaaatttaaattcaaatatggccttagacatttaaaaGCTTTGTGTCTCTGggccaatcacttaacctctgtttgcctgtttcctctgCCAATAGTATTCACTTCCCAGGGTTATCATGAGGGTTacataagataatatatgtaaagtgcttggcacagtatCTGGTATATAGTAGATTCAACATTAGCTACCTGTGAAAATGTAAGGGTTTCTGTCAGAATGTACCAAAAACTGCTTTAAAGGGAATGGTAGAAATGCAAAAGTAATTAAGAGTTGATTTGGATTCATGACGTATAATATTTGTGCTTTTcattatgagttttttttttttaatctttcagccAAATATCTCCAAGATCTTCTCATGGAAAGTGTCAATCTGTCTTTCACCAGTCTCTCTAGTATTGGAAGCAGCTATCTTAATGCTTTAGTTGACAGTGCATTAGTGCTGGAAACAAAGGATACCTCCTTAGCTAGGTAAGTAATGCCCACCAATGAATTGTCCCATTTTTTTCTCACCCTGAGAACTGTTCAGTttagaataataatgatatagtCTAAAAAATGAAGGTAGCCAAATATTTATCTTCCATGTTAATGCATTAGTTCAAAGTTAAGCATTATGTTATGCATTAGTTTAGTGCATAGGGCGTTAGATGATTcataaattaaataactttttttctctctcaggaccaaacttctttttttttttttttttttttttttttttagccctgttcatttcatttaatttcaacaaacatttagatGACTTTCAtcgtttattattatttattgttaaagATTATGTAGTACTAGCAttgttcccttttaaaaaaaaaataaataaataagaaaagtaacaGATTAAATGACTGTCCATGGTTGGAAAGTTTTTGGCTTCAGAGCTCTCCTTCTTCAAGTGAGATGGGGACTCTACACTTGATCCAGTGAGCTTCTttctcagaaagagaaaaagagagggaaagagggtgagagagagagagagctagtttattacatatatatgtaacatcCCTGAGCACCTAGAGGGTGGTATGTATATGTACAATCCATATGTACATATGGATTTTAAGagtccattattttttaaaatgaatatttcacaGATGATTAAAATAGTAATACATTTATAGATTGCTTTAAGGTATGTAAATGAAAAGTTACAATTCAGAAAGGTTAGTGTCATAAACCTGGAAGGTATTAGCACATTAACTGCTGgtactcaggtcttctgacttgaAAACACCTATTTTTACTCAGGGAAGTAGAAAGCCAAAGGGgatttttagaaataagaaataatcttATGATTTTTGGTCTCTGGAACTCCAAATTTGCAGCTATGTGATTAAATTTTTGTCTTAGTTTTATTCCTGCAGTGAATAGCTTGGCCTCTGATCTTTTTCGCACCAAAGCCAGAAACGAAGAAATGGAGGTTGAAttaaacaaattgggaaaaaatttaacTGCAACTCTAATACTAGAAAAATGTCTACGAGAGTGAGTAAATATGAGAGTGACTGTCTTAATTGGTAAAGACAGACTGGAATATTGTGCAATCATTAACTTAGGGCATGTTTATATGATTTAGAGCTGCTATTTTCTAGCATGTGTTTGCCCATTTCTCTATGTATTTACTTTCTTCCTTAGTAGCTTGCATTCTTTTTAAAGCCCTTTTTGGTGGGCTTGGGGAGGAGTGAGGAGGCATTAAGGGATAGAGAattctgtttatatttataatagtatttttGTGCCCATgaaaatgtgctttaaaaaaaaaaaagcaggggtgcagctaggtggtgcagtagatagagcaccagccctgaagtcaggaggacctgagtacaaatctggtctcagacccttaacacttcctggctgtgtgaccctgggcaagtcacttaaccccaattgcctcaacaacaaaaaatatatattatgttatacagGACAGCCctctgggaaggggaaggaatatTGGTAGAAATTatggtaatataaaaaaataaattaaaaaaaaatccaaaatataatttatttatttatttttatttttttgctgagacaattgggattaagtgacttgctcagggtcacacagccaggaagtgttaagggtctgagaccagatttgtactcaggtcctcctgacttcagctctggtgctctatccactgcgccacctagctatccccaacatagtattttttaaagacaaaaagaggggaaaaaatcagggCATATCGGATCAGCACATTGAAGACGTAAGATATATGTTTAGTGGATGTTTGGGAAACTTCCATCTTCCCAAAGGGATAGGATGAGGATGTTGTTTTGAGccataattgttttttgttttttataatttttgtagtattcacttgtgatttttttagtgtttttttctctttatgttgttatagttattgtttaattgtttttgttaatttactCTGCATGTAGTGCATGtagatctttatatttttttgtgtattaatctcatttcttatttttttagaacacagtaatattccattccattcatgtatcacagtttgtttagccattcccaaattgataggcatttactttgttttcagttctttgttctCACAGAAACAGCTGCAGTAAATGTTTTAATGAGCTTTATTCTATCTGGATAAATGCCCTTGGTCCTGCCAGTGTCATAAATTCATGTAATTTCTAGggttggaagaaaccttagagatcattgaattcagcattcatttttataggaGAGAAACTGGTCCTGGAGAGGGGAAGCAATTTGTTCAGCCACATAGTGAATTGATGGCAGTGTCTTTGATTCTATTTCTCTTTGCACAGAAGcagggagaaagtgagagagagacatTTTGTTTATGCAAAGTGAAAATTTAACATTGAGGAAAActtagaaaatcattcaaaatgtCTGGCATggaatagacacttaataaatgacaaTTCAAAATAGACTGAAATTTCATTATTTACTTATCTTCAAATAATACATgtatccttattttacatatgtagtAATTAAATGATATTCTTTCGATCTTCTAAAGAGGAACAGAGGTCAATTACTATTAAGTTAAATTTCAGAGAAAGTTATGAGTTTTCATGATAGATTTACTATAGTGAGTTTGCACAGACTACTAGAAGAACAGGAATCTAttctaaaatcaaattgtttacaTGCCAGATATTCTTGTGTTGAGAATTGTCGTACTTGTTTAAAAGGTAGTACTGTCTAATGTagcccattcattcattcaagtgaTAACACTTGATTTCTTTTAATCAAGTCATAGCAATAGTAAGAGAAATAGAATACTAATAAAATAGTTTAGCTGtttccaaaaacaaataaaaaacttatttcaggacctctcttttctattttgtacATTGTTGTCATAGTACTGGAGAAGTATAATCCACAATAAGgcacattaaaaattaattttaaagtagcTTTGAAATGTATTTCATAACTTTTGGGGGACAACAGATTTAGTTTCTTAAGTATGTGTGACATAAGGTAATATTAAACTTAATTTGCATTCTTTGAACAAAACACCAACTGGCAATGTGGAGGAGGTAACCAAGAGTATGTTGGGTGGCTAGAAAAAACTAGTTTGAGATCTAAAATGACTGCATTTAGGTATTCCACAAATggataatagataatagatagtaggaagttgaatataaaatatataatataataatataaaaactgtTACTGTTGTTCAATGCCTCAAATGAAGAAAACTTTACCTTTTTAAAGGGACCTCAAGAAAGCAGAGCTGCATCTTTCTGTGGAAAAAGCCAGAGTTGACAGTCGAATTTCAAATATAGATTTTCTAAAAGCCAAATCTGATGACCTCAGATTAAGAATCAAAGCTGCAGAGGTTTGTATAAAGGACTGAATCTAATGAGTTTTCTGCCACGATTTCATTTAGTTGAGAATTTTAGACTTTAAGGATAGTGGGTTCTAAGAATCTGAGGATTTCTgttccaaagaaaataatttaaaaaaaaaaaattctcatttgaacacagcactttaaagtttataaaggaCTTTCCTTgcacaaccctgtgagataggggTGTACCTTCTTGGGAAGTGGTGAAAAAAGAATACTGAATGTTCCAGTGAGCAAATTCTTCCAATAAAGATTGGCTCCTGCTGTGCAATTTAAAGTTTCAGAGAGGGTTGTCTGAAGGTCTGAGAAGTTTGTAatatatctgaggtcaaattccCAGTCAGTATGTGTTAGAGATAAGACATAAACTCATGTCTTCCCATCTGGGGCagattctatccattatgcctcTTAATCCCTAATTTTAAAGATGCAAACTAGAAACGGTTTAATACTTCATCTATATGACAGATCTTCAGATGCTGGAAGATTGCTCTTATGTTCCTCCTAAGCCTTTTCCTTGTTTCTGCAGTTCTCCCAGCTGATATCCCTACATGGCATGATCTCAAGGTCCACATTTTGGTTGTCTTCTAGGTGCTGACAGGCTTATTGTGCTTCTTAAAATGTGGAAcccagaaataaaaatatagctgGATTATTACTTCTCTAATTCGGAATAGTATGTCTTTCAGTGCAGCTTTAAGATTAtgttaatccactggagaaggcgatggcaaactattccaatggagtagtttgccatttcatttttcagggtctttgccaagaaaaacccatgaAAAACCACAGAGTCAAATATGgttgaacaacaaaaatgcagCATTTAAGGACTAGAGGAGGTGAGTGGAGGAAATATTTCAGGGTTATTGTTTGGTAAGTTGTGTGCAATGATAGGAAAAGGTGGAAGAGAATTTAAGACTAGATAATAAACTATTAAGTGTCAGGACTActagaaaaatgaagcaaaaaaaatattaatatactaaCTTTAACctatcaaaaaaggagaaaaggtgaTCTCCAATGCATATTTTGCTAATACTACATGATATATAGTTCTCTTTTCTACTCTTGCTTTAATGTGAAAATTTTGATATAAGAATCCTGAGtagattttctctcctttttattttttaaagatttttcatttaatttaaatcatAAATGAAAGCAATGGTGGCTCaaaatttttcttattgatatttaAATAATCTACTTATGTTAAATTACTGCCTTCTTTTGGTTTTGAATTGATCTcttggccttttaaaaaattaatttgttaggCTCCATCAAACCCTGAAAAGAAACAGGCTTCTCAAATGAcagccttaaaaaaaacaacagatttttCTAATGTGACGAAgccttttctttaattctttggcTTTTCCAAGTTAACTGTTGTGTTTGGTCTTTGTGAAGTTTTATATTTGGTTTAGCTTATGAGATCAATAATTATGATGTAAGAAGAAAGCAGGAAGACTGTTCTAAGTGtatatttgaaatagaaaagacTTAAAATTTTCTTGTTCTGTTCCATTATCCTTTAAATGTTCCTTTGAACAAGCACTTAGCCTGCttactttatgaattatttttaaatcagtgtGACAAAGCAATAAACTGGTTACCTGTAGGGATTAATCAGCTTAATAGTTATTTCCAGattttctttatttagaaaatgtGACCTTTCAAGTTTACTTtttcagtattattatttttattcaggaCACCTCCCtttaattaaataatgaaaacattcttAGTTGGTGGTAGTGGTCTTATTGGGCATTGTTTTTCATGAATGAATTGCAGCCATCTTTATAATTATCTTCCCTTAATAGGGaaaattttctcttaattaatgggggtggggaggggtcACTAATTTTCCACAAAATATCTCATAATTTAGGAGCTATTAGTTTTTTATGTTGGTAAATTCTGTATCATTTATGGTTAGAGTGTGTAGTATTAATGAATAGATAAAAGTACTTGACTGTATGAATGGGGTAGTGCCTTTATCTGTGGCTTAAAACTTAAATTTGTTAAAGTTTATGTTATTGGAAATTTTTAGTAGTACcttcaattgaaaaataattgtttaagttatttgcttttgttttgtagGAGCAACTTTCAGCTCGAGGAATGGATGATTCTCTGTCTCATCAGTCATTAATGGCACTTTCAGAGGTAAACTGCTTTTAATTTAGCtgaattttctgtttcttgaatAATCTAAGGTCCTTGAAAGCATGTTACTTGATTTGAATGAAacttttgatttatttaaaaatattgattatttttcctttcttttaaaaatgtttaataagtcttttttaaaagatacaactACTGCTTCTGAATGACTTTCCCCAAGCCCAAATATTATTGTctcttgtaaaaaataaatatattcaagcATACCAAATACACATTCTGCACTTATTTAGGCCAGTGCTTCTCAAAGATCAGGTCATTATGACTGTTGGGTTCTCTGGAAGAATTTAGATTGGGTTGTCCCTCATTCCCGATGTTCCTGATGGGACTATCCCTAGAGAATGTATTGTGTAGGCCCTCTCCACTTTGCTGTATTTTAAACCCTTTTTTTCTCAAGTTGTACAAGTTAATACCagctctctgtttctctaaatagTGCCTGccattctcaaaggaagaaatgcaATCTACCTATAGttatgggggagaaaaaaaatgacaagtcaTGAATAATTAGAGATAAATTTAAAGCCACTTTGAAGTTCCATCttatacccatcagattggcaaagttgacaaaaagGGAAATATCAAATATCAGAGAGGATACAGGCAAACATGCATTTGTCCgcttgttggtggagctgtgaaaggaTAGAACCATTCTTTGAAACTAGACCCCAAATTTACTGTACATACCCTTCAACCCAATGATACTATTACTAgattccccacccccccaaaaaaatgaaaaaaaatcatacaaatacCGTATTTGGACATTGCTTTATGTTgtagtttttgggttttttttttttttttttttttttttttaaaggaacttttACATTAAGAAgtagttaagattttttttattttaaaagaaaatatatatgagtTGGACTTTGATGTTTTAAACACTAGCCAAAAGGGAAAGAAGTTCCTAATCTTTTATGGTTCACATATAGCCATTTTGTCttcctatttttgttttaataagttTTATTCCTGAAACTTAATTCTGTTATTATAATGACCTTCATTAACtctgaagaagagatgaaaaaatgcactcctctcccttctttacagaGGTGCAAGACTATGGAAACATTGTATTTACTGTCAGACTCCATGGaaatgttggttagttttgttaAACTCTTCAGAAATTTcagctttttattctttgtcataaGAGATATCTCACTTGGGTGGGGTGTGGggttatatttggaaatgaaggggatatgaaaacaaaagatataaataaaaattttaaaagtgcttcTAACTGCATTATTAAAACAAatactttctgattttttttaagttttattgatttctcttgtTTATCCTTCACACTTTCTGgtttttgtatatggaaatgctaGAGTATTTTGGGGAGCTTGTCAAGTTTTGAAtaacataaacatttttattgaaaaattgaTACATTGACCATGTCTGATACGGCAGTAAAGTCCTTTTCTCCCCTCAGCCAGATTTTTCATTACCAAATATCCCAAGACTATTGCAGATGAAATGATAGAAGAGGGGGAAAACATTTATCTAACCCCTACTATTAGTCAAGTCttgtgctacataaatattttacaagttaaatactatctcatttgatctcactaCAGCTTCTGCAAGGGAGGTGCTTTTATTATACcctttttacatttgaagaaagtgaggcaaagaACATTAAGGATCACACTGGTTATAAATGTCTCAGACTGGATTTGATCTCAAGTCTTTCAGTGCTTTATCTATTTTGCCATTTAAATTGCCTTTGTTCAACCTGG
This sequence is a window from Sminthopsis crassicaudata isolate SCR6 chromosome 1, ASM4859323v1, whole genome shotgun sequence. Protein-coding genes within it:
- the HAUS1 gene encoding HAUS augmin-like complex subunit 1 isoform X1, with protein sequence MWREPQTLQAEAMEGREEEQKEEEEKAEKIAFWLKKIFGDQPIPKYEVNPRTTDILYHLSECNKTRDRDVSLVIEDLKQKARDYESEAKYLQDLLMESVNLSFTSLSSIGSSYLNALVDSALVLETKDTSLASFIPAVNSLASDLFRTKARNEEMEVELNKLGKNLTATLILEKCLREDLKKAELHLSVEKARVDSRISNIDFLKAKSDDLRLRIKAAEEQLSARGMDDSLSHQSLMALSERCKTMETLYLLSDSMEMLRLAELKQQTAPLKKKLESYLDLMPNPSLAQVKIEEAKRELNSMDAELTKKVDMMELLPDQSKRRFT
- the HAUS1 gene encoding HAUS augmin-like complex subunit 1 isoform X2, producing MWREPQTLQAEAMEGREEEQKEEEEKAEKIAFWLKKIFGDQPIPKYEVNPRTTDILYHLSECNKTRDRDVSLVIEDLKQKARDYESEAKYLQDLLMESVNLSFTSLSSIGSSYLNALVDSALVLETKDTSLASFIPAVNSLASDLFRTKARNEEMEVELNKLGKNLTATLILEKCLREDLKKAELHLSVEKARVDSRISNIDFLKAKSDDLRLRIKAAEEQLSARGMDDSLSHQSLMALSERLAELKQQTAPLKKKLESYLDLMPNPSLAQVKIEEAKRELNSMDAELTKKVDMMELLPDQSKRRFT